The proteins below come from a single Rosa rugosa chromosome 2, drRosRugo1.1, whole genome shotgun sequence genomic window:
- the LOC133729495 gene encoding zingipain-1-like, which translates to MAFERVNLVIVTTLVTMGVLASQAASLSLYEASIAEKHEQWMEKYGRVYPNSAEKQRRLAIFMKNVEFVEKSNSEGNKTYKLSINEFSDMTNEEFMRHHTGYKIPTSSSSTSSEHKSFRYQSLAATEVPASMDWREQGAVTRIRNQGQCGACWAFTVVAAVEGLIQIKTGQLIPLSEQQLVECDYNNNGCNGGSEVNAFKYIIQNGGIASEENYQYQSTDMGTCDTNKESDHAAQITGYEIVPSRSEDDLLKAVSKQPVSVSIDASGEAFQHYSSGVFSGNCGTNLHHAVAAIGYGTTEGEIDYWLLKNSWGETWGENGYMKILRNVDAPEGMCGLAIRASYPTA; encoded by the exons ATGGCTTTTGAACGAGTTAACCTTGTGATTGTTACTACACTGGTCACCATGGGAGTTTTGGCTTCGCAAGCAGCATCCCTTTCACTGTACGAAGCTTCCATTGCTGAGAAACATGAGCAATGGATGGAGAAGTACGGACGCGTTTACCCCAACAGTGCAGAGAAGCAAAGGCGTTTAGCTATCTTCATGAAGAATGTCGAATTTGTGGAGAAATCCAACAGTGAAGGGAACAAGACTTACAAGTTGAGCAtcaatgaattttctgatatgaCTAATGAAGAATTCATGAGACATCATACTGGATACAAAATCCCCACCAGCTCAAGTTCAACCTCTTCCGAACATAAATCTTTTCGGTACCAAAGCTTGGCTGCAACTGAGGTTCCAGCTAGCATGGACTGGAGGGAGCAAGGAGCTGTTACCCGCATAAGAAATCAAGGTCAATGTG GTGCTTGTTGGGCATTTACCGTAGTGGCAGCAGTAGAAGGGCTAATCCAAATCAAAACTGGCCAATTGATCCCGCTGTCCGAGCAACAACTTGTCGAATGTGATTACAACAACAATGGCTGCAACGGTGGCAGTGAAGTGAACGCATTTAAATACATAATACAAAATGGAGGAATCGCTAGTGAAGAAAATTACCAATACCAGAGCACAGACATGGGAACATGTGACACTAACAAGGAAAGTGACCATGCTGCCCAGATCACTGGTTATGAAATAGTCCCTTCCAGAAGTGAAGATGATCTACTCAAGGCTGTGTCCAAGCAACCAGTCTCGGTTAGCATTGATGCTTCTGGTGAAGCGTTTCAGCATTACAGTAGTGGGGTGTTCTCCGGTAATTGTGGGACGAACCTCCATCATGCTGTTGCAGCCATTGGGTACGGAACAACTGAAGGTGAAATCGACTATTGGTTATTGAAGAATTCGTGGGGTGAGACTTGGGGTGAAAATGGCTATATGAAAATTCTTAGAAACGTTGATGCCCCGGAAGGTATGTGTGGCCTTGCTATCAGAGCTTCCTATCCGACTGCATAA